The stretch of DNA ACAGTTAGGGAGTGAGAGTCAGCGCCAGGAGTGGGCCCTGTGCCAGCCATAGGCAGAACTGAGCCCAGAGCATGGCATGGCTGCTGCCGCAGAGAAAATGGCGGCTCTCGCTAAGGCATCATGATATAGCCACCCTGTATGACAAGATATGCAATGTGTGTGGGGGGATGAGAAAGAAGTGTGTCAACAAATGGCTAAGAGGAAATATGGCTTGGTGGTCTAAAGCCCTTCAATGTCAAAGAGcagctttgagttttttttcttgaccttGAGCAGACCTGTGTCactgctgctctgtctgtcaTCACTGAATTggtataaaataaagaaattctTATCCTTTGAGGACAAACAGCTAGCACACCTTTTAATACTACTTTACACCCTTTATCTACTAAAATTATTGGAAAGTGCATTTCCTTTTGAACAAATCTGATCAAGCAAACAAGGttttttaggttgttttttttgttggggggaaaaaaaagctgtcattCTTCGATCAAGCAGAGCATCTTTCTCTGGCTTTctccagagagagaagaaaagaatggTTAAGACCGTGGTGAACAGGAGAAAAATGGATGACATTATCTAAAggtgacagacagagggaagagtACATTCCCAGCAGCATGCCTTAATGTTCAGCCATTTTAGGAGGGTTCAGTGAGAGAGCTCTAGTGTGCTCTGAATGACTAAGTATCTCTCCCTGATTGGACAGTGCCCGCTGAATTCTGATGGGATTCATTTGACTGACAGACATCACCTAGGGAACCGACATTAAGACTGATGCAGGTCTAAATTCAGTGGGAAGTTGATGGTGATGGTATTAAGCCAACCCTTCCCTCAGTTTGTCACCCATTTTACTCCCGTTTTCtaactctgtgtttgtgctctcTAACAAGTACATGCATTCACAACAAGTACATGTGCACGTATTTTGAAGATGCAGTTTTATGTGTACATACCTCTTTcatctttgtatttatttactctttgttctttattttcttatatttataCCTCATTTAACAGGGCTCGGGTCAGAATCAAAATGAGTCATCCAATCAGAGTCTATGCAGTGTGGGCTCACTCAGTGACAAAGAGCTAGAGGTTAGTCTGTATCACATACCAGTATTTTTCTCATGCCAACCATTTCTCTGTGTTACCTTATTGTACAGTTAATTGACACTGCTTTCCTTACAGACACctgagaaaaaggcaaatgaCCAGAGAGTGAGAAAACGGAAAGCAGACCACTTTGACAGCAGCCAAGGTAAATTTGTCCCTCTGTTATGATCTTTTCGCCATGTATCCCAAATATCAGCTCCCCTCTGaactccctgcctctctcttccaGGCAAAGCAGGAGCAAGGGGGCATAAAATTAGTGATTACTTTGAGGTGAGTGgtataaaattgtttttttaaattaattaattaatttatttatttaactttgtgAGTATCCAGCAGAGCTCCTGTCCTCTAAAATGCGTCCTTATTGGGTGCATAACTTTTCAAACTTACTTTCTACCCCCTTGTCTTAGCCATCTTAGTCTTTCCATTGAACTTTCCTATTCTTCTCTCTTTACATGTCTGTCAGTTTGCGGGAGGTAGCGGTCCTGGTACCAGCCCTGCCAGGGGAATTCCACCAGTGGTCCGCTCTTCCCCACAACACTCTCTCTCCAACCCCCCTGTCACGGTGAGCACGTTTGCTCTATGGTCTGTCTTGGGCTTTTTTTATGTCTTAACACTCTTTTCCCGCTGTTCTGTCTTCTGCGCTTGTTATTGACATCAGTTATAGGTGGGAAGAATCAGATGTAGTCTGTGTAGTAACGTTTAGTCATAAAGTGTGTTTTAAGTCTGTCACCATCATCTGTCATTACTGGCCCGAGTTCCTACAAGAGCTAAAACCAAAGAAAGCAATCATGAAGATCAACATATTGTAAAAATTGAATATACTGATATAAATGCAAGcaatacaagcacacacattaatttaatgcaAATTTCTTGTGCCAGATTGGTCTCATGTTTTATCGTGACCGGCAGCTCCAGGCCTTGACAAATTTTTTATTGTGATGAAATTCACACATTAAGACGCCCTCTGTATGTGGAAGGTTTTTACTGGATGAATGTGTCTGCCTCCCAGGTGCAGCAAGGGAGCCCCTCCTCTGTCAGCTCAGCCAACACAGAGCACACGTCGTGTACACTGAAGCCTGCTTCTCTCCACATGCTCCATAAAGCCACACAGGTACTTGACACTCTATCAGGGCTTGCTGGCTATTGCTTTAATTTCAAAAGGCAGTTGCTAAATAGTTGGCATATGAACCAATAAAACTAGAACCATTAGCAAACTTTGAAGATATTGTAAGATGGGACCACTTGTTGCACTACATTTGTCACTGATACAGAATGCTGCACCATTAACATAAAGACTGTTTTGTGCTCACTGTACCCTGTAGTCTGACCTTACTATAGAGAAACTAACAGCAATGGAGAACAACAAGAACTCTGACCTGGAGAAGAAGGAGGGACGAATAGACGATTTGCTGCGGGTACTAATCTCATTACATTTCATCCCTGCTACTCTGCTTGCCATTTTCAATGGTTTTGAAAGGGTTTCAATGGTTTTGAAAATAAtggttgatttattttttttcactcaaggCATGTTAGAGTTGACACATTCCTTCTGTCTGTACATGTACAAACCgctaaaataaagcaaattccTTTTTAATGGacctttttcctgtttgtttgtatgttctTCTCCAGGCAAACTGTGATTTGAGGAGACAGATAGATGAACAGCAGAGGATGCTGGAGCGATACAAGGAACGCTTAAATAAGTGTGTGACCATGTCTAAGAAGCTGCTGATTGAAAAAGTATGTTCGTTGAATAGTACTTTGATTTATTATAAGCTTTTAGTTTACCAAAGTGATTGGGTCACTGTGGGTCTTTTGAAATGAGCTACTTTTAGAAGCACTAATGTAAGCCACATGGAATCGATAGCGCCGATTTTATGCCTGTATTTCTCTGCTCGTCCTTCAGTCCAAACAGGAGAAGATGGCGTGCCGGGACAAAAGCATGCAAGACAGGCTTCGACTGGGTCACTTCACCACAGTGAGACATGGAGCGTCTTTCACTGAGCAGTGGACGGATGGATATGCCTTCCAAAACCTTATCAAGTAAGGatctaaatattttaacattaagcTTCTCCTTTCATGCTTTGTCTCTGTTGTAACTTTTAAGTAATTGTGCTAGTTCAAAAGGTAAAGTCAGACCAGAAAGAAGGCCAGACAGCTTACAACAGACatcagaaagacaaacacagagattaATTAGGTCTATATGTCACACTGATGTACCGTCTTATTCCAGACAACAAGAAAGGATCAACTCCCAGCGAGAGGACATTGAAAGGCAGAGGAAACAACTGGCCAAACGCAAGCCGCCTTCCATGGCCCAGACTCCACCTCCAAGCCTGGAGCAAAACAAACGTAAAAGCAAGACCAATGGAACAGAAAGTGAAACGTACGATGCTTTTGATAATTTATCTTCTCTTTTATACAAGCTCTTTTTCCCCTGCATTCATGTTTGAAGTTGCGCTTAGGCTGGTTCTGTGTTCTCGCAGGTTATCACAGGCAGAGTACCACGAGCAAGAGGAAATCTTCAAGCTGAGACTAGGCCATCTTAAGAAGGTAAAGCCTGATATATTTGTGACAAGTTTTTGATTTCAACATACTTACTGTGGTCTTTTcttgtttagttgttttgttCATTGCACTGCTTTTGATATTCACATTGTTATCCTATGCAGGAGGAGGCTGAGATCCAGGCAGAACTGGAAAGGTTGGAGCGAGTGCGAAACCTGCACATTCGTGAACTGAAAAGGATCCACAATGAGGATAATTCCCAGTATGATTACTTCTCATATGTACCATTCCTAGTTAGAACTGAACTGATGTATCCCTGTGCTCTGTCTTAATTCCTgaatttgcattgttttttcaCTCTGTGCAGATTCAAAGATCACCCTACGCTAAATGACCGATACCTGCTACTCCATTTACTTGGACGGGGAGGTTTCAGTGAAGTTTACAAGGTGAGAGACACGTCATACTTTCCTGCGAAGGAAAAGGCACTTTGGTTCAAGAATGATAAAGAGGTCAATCAGTCTGAAATTTACCTTCCTTTTTTGGATGAATGTAGTGAATGTAGAACTTTGCCAAAACATTTCTGTAGCGATAGTACACAGACTTGAAAATGAGGTACAATATCaggtcagtgtcagtgtcaaacACATGTTGATTTGGTGCAATCTTTTACATTAGCCTTACAATAAATGCCAAATGCATCTTGTAACTAATAGGAGAAATTTATTTTCCAGGCCTTTGACCTAACAGAGCAAAGGTATGTTGCAGTTAAAATCCACCAGTTAAACAAAAACTGGAGGGATGAGAAGAAGGAAAATTATCACAAGTGAGTGTTCAGTTTTCAAAGCAATACAGCAGTATATTTACTGTTACACTGTGTAATATCCACGTTTAAAATGTATGgtgtaaatgttgaaaatgctCTTTGTTTCAGACATGCTTGCAGAGAATATAGAATCCATAAAGAGCTGGACCACCCACGAATAGTTAAACTGTACGACTACTTTTCGCTTGACACTGACTCGTAAGTCATTTCCCTTTTAGTTAAATATGTGCCTTCCAAGACATATACTCATGTTTATACAGATTGTGTTAATTTTGAGCCAGAACACAGACTTTTCAATACGTAGAACCTTAACTTTGTTTGGACTTGATGTACTAAATCCTGCTGAACTCGTTTTATACTTCTTCCATGTTGTGGGGCAGGTTCTGCACAGTCCTGGAGTACTGTGAGGGCAATGACTTGGACTTCTACCTGAAGCAGCACAAGCTTATGTCAGAGAAAGAGGGCCGCTCCATCATCATGCAGATTGTTAACGCCCTTAAGTACCTCAATGAGATCAGACCGCCAATTATCCATTATGACCTTAAACCTGGTGCGTCTACACACCACAATGACTTTTACACTCTAAGAGCTTGCATGATGTTGTTTCAGTTACCTTGGCACAGcattaatacaaattaaattgGTAATAACACTGTCATTGAAATTAACCGCTTGGCACGCTGCTGCCTCTACTTTAGTATTGATACAAAGTTTTCACTCTGGTTCACACATTGCCTAACACCAGTTCCTAAAAAGCAGGcaaagagtgtgtttgttttgccgATAATAGTTATGATTTAGTCATCATAACTGATTGGACCAAGTTGGACCGAGTCTATTCAAATCTGGCCCAGTTTCTGTTGCCAGTGAATGATTTGCAAGCAATTTAGAAGGTTTGGCTTCTAATCTAGTTGCCGCCCATTATCACATTAAGattgatttgaacattttttattttaacgtCAGAAAACAGACACTCATTGTGCATTCAACAGAGCTGAGTCATCCATAGATTAATTGTCAGTTAACTCCAAATGTGAATATAAATCTGAACAATgcagacattttctttcatgCCTGTAAATCCTTTCCCCACCCTGCTCAGGCAACATCCTCCTGGTGAACGGCACTGCCTGTGGAGAGATCAAGATCACAGACTTTGGCCTGTCGAAGATCATGGATGATGACAGCTACAACTCAGTGGATGGGATGGAGCTGACGTCACAGGGAGCAGGGACATACTGGTAAGATTTACACTGCAAGATGACACACTGCTGCAGGGGGGCCATCGTCTTTGATACAACAaattgggtttttgtttttacgaCTGAGCCTTAGTCCTCAAGGATCAAATTTGTGTCAGATAATCAGTTCTGACATATTTCTCTATGCTGGAATGCTTTCCCACACATCCATCCAAAGAGCAACATAACAAAGaatatacagtgaaaaaaatcatacataTTGTGCTGAATGACCAGCCATTTCTACCGGGTTTTATCAGCTTCCTAATGAACACCTTCAGCATTTTCTACACACTgccaaaataacatttaatctCTGAAATGGCTGTCTTATATCTGCACAAGCAAGTTAGTGAATTCCCTTTGAAACTCTTGGAAAAAGCGCAGAGGGGAGTCTTGACACTAAGCAAATAGAGTGGTGTTCTATATGGTCACTATGTCTGACAGCACACCAGACTGACTCTCGTTTCCCAGAAGCAGCAATCCAGGCTTAACGGTTTAATGGCTTGTACATGGGGGATTTCATTACGGCAAGAACAAGTtaacatacaccaatcagccacaactttCAACCAGTTACcgatttttttaatgatgtcgTTGATCGGCGTATGAACATTTTAGTCGatatttaagagaaaaaaatgtgtatgcGATTGTTATCAGTATCTGCTTCTAACAATAAATGCGGTATTGATATCAAATGAGAAAGTGCTATGAAACCATAGTAACAGTACACTACATACCCCAGCATTTTATAAATAGATGCAGTGTTAGAGAGTTTCACTGTATGTACACTATGAAATATGTTCAGTAGAGTAAGTTCTTCGTCACTTTGTTGATACTAAATGTCAAGGCTGGGGATTATGCATGTGTAAAGTAACACTAACTAACTCCACCTGTAAAAAGCAAAGTGCAGATGTAACTTAAAGGCATTCCTCCACAAGATATTTGGGTCATGCATTGCTTTTCTCTCACAGTATTTATAAAATTCCAGAAGTGTGTCTTGATTTATATGGATGCACAGGGCTTCGGCTTCCATTTGGTCGATAGTAGTTTAACTTCTACCATCTTGCCTAGTGTACAAGTGAACACCCAAAGGTCTCCTAAGCAAGATGAACTgcccaacacacaaacagagccTGATGCTTATTGAGGGCTTCCTTGTGTGCAGTGTTTACTGAAATTACTGTAATGTTACTTCATACATGAGAGTTGTcatgttgggggaaaaaaaaagattcttatGCAAGTTTTCAGGCCATTACTAAAAAATTCACCTTGAACCTGAACAGTATAATCAGGTCTGTTGAACTTGATTCATGTTAACATGGCTCCCCCTTTCTCCTTCAGGTACCTGCCCCCAGAATGCTTTGTGGTTGGGAAGGAACCCCCCAAAATCTCCAACAAGGTGGATGTGTGGTCTGTGGGAGTCATTTTCTACCAGTGTTTATATGGCCGAAAGGTACGAGACGCAcactgaaaaaagacatttgagcTGTTCTAGagttatatattttatcttttttagtaaagtagaaaaaaaaaaaatctaaatcaattaaattttaattgtaTGTAACATAATTAgagatttggatttttttggcaaaagaaaatttgaGTGTCTTTTTATGATTGATAGTGTACTGAACATCAACACACTTTAGTTGTTCCTGTtcactttatatattttgttagggaaatgttctttttgttgtgttttgtttttattttgtttggtttttttaataacacttcttttcttctctttgctcTCTAGCCCTTCGGCCATAACCAGTCCCAGCAGGACATCCTGCAGGAGAACACCATACTGAAGGCAACCGATGTGCAGTTTCCTCCTAAACCAGTAGTCACACCTGAAGCTAAGGTACTGAACTCCCTCACATCGCTGCTTTTGTTAAGTCTGTCTAGTGTTTGCATTAGATCCATGCATTTTCAACCCCCATAATACCCTCCTTTCATTCTCTTTGTATATTGTAACTAATTATGTTCACATGCATAGTTTTTAGGAGGGATTTTTTGGATGTATATATTTAGGAAATTATCTTTTAATCCCAACATTTTAAAGGCTGATATCCGCGCCTTCACAGTCATCCACTCTTTTATTCTTCATCCCTCCAGGCCTTTATAAGGCGCTGTCTAGTCTACCGTAAGGAGGACCGCATTGATGTGCACCAGCTGGCCAGTGACCCCTTCCTCATGCCCCACATCCGAAAATCAGTGGCCTCCTCGGGCTCCTTGGGCATGGCCATGGCCTCCACATCCAGCTCCTCCAACAGCAGCGCCTCAAACTGAGCCCACGCCCcttaactgactgactgaaccATTTTAAAGAGTCGAGTGGGTGGGGGTGACGCCATACTGTGCCCCACCCCCCCAAACCGCATCCCACCTTGCCATGAAGATTCCAAGAGAAGCCGGCCAGATGAAGGCAAGGGGTGCGTGAGAAGTCATGGATGGGTTGGGAAGGGAGAACCACTTCACCCTTACACCCTCTCATGTCCACCCACCCCAGCCtacctgtcctcctctctcaaAAGGGTGGCATTGTTCTGGGGGTCAAAGCCCTGGACGACTCACACAGCAAGGGGCGAGGTTTGGCACTGTGTTGGTTAAAAGTGGGCTTCAGTGTTTGggatttttctttcctgcttaaaaaaaagaaaataaaaagaagtatAGATCTGCTTCAGCTTGGCCAGATGGAAAGGACTGCGGAAGGCCTCATACCCATACGCACTCACACACGTACACCCATGCATGAGCCATTCTGGCCCGAGGTAGTCTGAACTCTCcaaactcaaacattttgtttgttctcaTCTCCCTGAAACCTAAATGAGAGAACCAGTATGGCCTGTTATTGTATTGAACCCTAAATATCTATGGCACTATGTCATACAACTCGCTGTTCTGGGATCCTCTGCCCTGCTTAAATTCCAGACCCAGATAGTTTGTGACGAGGAGGGACAGAAGCTACTCTCCCCTCTACAACCCCCCCCTCTCATCTCCTCGTCAAACTCCTGTGACCAAAGCTTTTAACTTCCAGCTGGTGGCAGTGTTCCACCTCAGTTTTTATAATGAATGGTTTTAGAGTCGTGTTACGTGATATGGAGTGGAAGCTGTTGAGGAATGAccccttttacattttttttaaacacttttcaATTTAACCAGTTTTATGgagaaaactgttttgtttttcaagttgcCTTTAATTAGaactgttattgttttgattgaccCCCTaccataaacacaaatatttatttaggtatgttttgaatttatttttggcCAATAAAATGCAAGGGACTGGTTTACCTTATAGTACTGTGGGGGAGATTGGGCCTTAGCAGACAGTTGCATAAACCATTAAATACTATtggttaaaatgtgtttgttgttctGGGCTTCTGTCGGACTGGGATTACTATCACTGCTTCCTGTGATGGATTAACTTCTGTTTACAACACAGCCAACAATGTATTCGTGAGCATTATGTCTGTACTTAGtttctgtttatcatttttcagCATAAAATTGGTTTTGCAGACTATAAATCAAAGCTATATTCAGGAGAAGACTTTCATTCAGCCTCGCCAAGTTAGTGCTAAAAATTCCTCGATGGGTTTTAGTGTTTATATTCagaattcagttttgttttctggtaaGTGAGTAAATGGGACAGGAGACAGACTGTATATCTAGATTGTAATGTCACATTGACTGTAGCCTGCTCCATAAATGATGTGGAGAAAGCTGATTTTTATGGATGAATACAATATTTGTGTAGTGCACAAGTCAAATTAGTAAAGCATCTTAAATCTGGTATAGGTCTGGAGTCACCCTGATTCTGTCAGGAGAAGTTGAAGGACAACATTAATACAAGCACCAAAGCCAATATCCAATGGGTTCTCATTTgtcttctgtgtctgtctggacATGTCGAATAATATTAGACACTTTTAGTATTTGAGCGCACAAACTGGCATGCATGTGAAACACCACAATAGGCCACAGTTATGAATATAACTGGTCCACACACTCTGGCAGCAACCTCCAAACCTTGATTTATGCATCCTTTTCCTGTATAGATAGTGAGCAGCTCTCTCTAGAGACATTCTGTACATGTTTACTGGATGGGGATACATCAGCTTTAGGCAGTCAAATCAAGTATGTATTTTCGACAACCTATATTTTCCTCGGGAGAAAGCTAGAGAAAACACCATTACTTGAAATGCTACtaaattatttcagtttcaaGATTCTAGTTCTCCACAGTACCTGgggaaaactgttaaaaacgAAGTATGATGATGAAGTTATTGTAAATGCTGCGAGCACAAGTCTTAATTGGAATATAACAGGACAATTATGGGATTTTATGGGACATGACTTGAACTTTAGAGCAGATGTTATACAGGTTTTGTCCATATAAATAAGAGTCATACAGCATATACAAAATAGGAGTTTCTAGAGcaagaaacaaaactgatgCCTTGTAAATGCAAAGAGTAGCATGTTAGGTACATTGGAAATGTCTTCGTTGTAGTCTGTGGCCAAATAAATACACCagaattcaaaacaaaacagaaaaaagtctAAAGAGGAAAGCGGAGATTAAAATTTGTGCAAAGAAAGACCAAGCTTGCCTTAGAATTAATATTCTAATTCTTATTTCTCCAGGAATTAGAATATGCTTTTGAATTATGTTATGAATGAGCGCTAagattacaaaaacacagttttttattttaatgtacttttttaaacgttcatttttttaagttttcatttttccagtcCAGCTATTTTTGGGCTTAATTCGGATTTGCTGCGTGGCTAACCTGCTCCGGGGCAGGTAAACTTGAGAGGATCAcatcaaaacctgtcaacagcccAACCACTGGCCGGTCAGGTCTTTGGAAACCCGGAGTCGTCATGTCTACAGGATCCTGACAGGGGAACAGAGTACTAACTTTACAATGAAGAGCAATAGATGTTTTTGTAGCTCAGGAGAATCGCTTTGCCCTTCCGGCCTTATGTGTCCACCCTGGTTTTAGTTCATGACACTAAATATAGGTTTTGATGAGGATTACAGCTGCGTTTTAATCGCGCAAAGATTCTGTAATCCCGCCCAGGATCCCTGACAGTGTCGATGCTTTTAAACTCTTATTCCATGACTGCAGCTCAGGATAACAACTTTGtaattggaaattaaaaaaaaaaaaaaaagaactgcacCACCTGTTGTCCTTTATTAGTAAGCGAATCCACGCATGGTTAATGATTGGTCACGGTTTTGACTGCAGCATTTCATATCACCACATTGACCTGATCAGGAACCAACTAGGCtacttttcctctgctctctctgctcgGGCTGCACGAGCCGCGTCACATTGAATTGACCCTTTCCATGTGCATCACATCGGTTATAGCTCGttcatcatcagacaaaaagaaagaaatgctcACTCTATAATAATTCCCGCACTTATTTAGCCTTAGCCTTACTTTAAACCTTTGGAAAtactgtctgctgtttttccacAGCCTCTTAATTTCTTCTAGTTTTGTGATTATACAGCACTGTTTACTTTTCGGCGTTGCTCAATTGTCGCTTTCACTTCTTCCAGGGCGGCCGACGTTGAACTCGCTCCCCTGGTGCGGGCCTCCGGAGGTCCCCGTACCTCATGTTGGGAACCatgcaaacactgacacacacgtccacacgcgtacacacacacacacacactgttgatgCTGCTCCATTCATTTCAGTCTCATCTGACTGAGAGGCAGACGGAGCTCTAGCGGTCAAACTCGCCACCGGCTCTGCATCATCCGTCCTCAGAGTAAAACACTCGCGCAGTTTCTTCTCcggcttcatttttttttttttttttttcttcctcttttggtttttttttttttttttttcgcacgCTTGTGAGCGCGTGtgtgttgtgagtgtgtgtgtgtgtgtgtgtgtgcgcgcgcacgtgcGTGTGTTGTAGCCTAGTCTTGAGCATGCGAGGCAACGACCGTCACCGAATAAAGGAATCAAGGGGAACATGGAAAAATCGGCAACTTATGTTTTACAAATGcactttatatttattcatcttTAGTCTGGAACTGAAGAGGAGCGTTTcgggtgagaaaaaaaaaaaatctcaactcctgcttcatttcattcacgtaaaagtggaaaaaaaccGGGGCAGACGTTGAACCTATTGTGCatgctttttttggtttttttgttttggcatcGACCTCTGGTCAGAGAACGCACTAGACAGCAATCACTGAAAGCTGATTTCTGCTTATTCCGGATTTGTTTGCTTCGGTATGCCACGAACCAGAAGTCCGAGCAGTGAGTGGAACCAGATGTGGAGAAAAACGGGGGGGCGGCGGGTGGGGGGCTGCAGGCTTAGTTTCTCTATTGTGATTTGTCTTTATGCATAAAGTTGATCTCGAGCCGCAAAGCAACGCTTTTTCGGCTTTTTTGCTCCATTTCTGCGCcgggtgtttttttgttttgtttgtttttgttttgtttttttaggcaGGAGCGTAAAACTGACGTGGAGTGACGCCTCACTGGGCAACCTGAGGGCAGATCTGACCTTTACATCCTGTTACAGGCTGCAATTAACACATTCAGTCCCGCTCTGAACAGCCACCGCACTATTACATGTTATGGCgtgctgtgggggggggggggtaaaaccACCCAAACAAGATCAGACTAGATATTTAGCCTATAgaaccttttgtttttattactatGAAACGGATGACCTTCTTGTTTCACGAGCACGTAATTATTTCTCTCCCCTGTTTTTGCTCGTCAGCCTGACGTCAGAGTCCCCAAACTTCACTCTCCCCTCAGTaacttctttttctgctgcagcgTGGGTGAATGAGACTATGAAGCGGACTCCAACGCGGATTAAGTTGCAGGAGAAAGAACATATGCAGTCAGTATCTAATAATTCAATTGGGATTATTGTGAAATCTGGTTCACGTCTGGCCATCATAACACAGGCAGCTATAGAGAAGTGGTTAACCACCTGTTATCTAATGGATTTCATATGACTGAAAAGGGTTTCAAATGAccaaatagatttttttctggtATCATCACATGAGGCACAGCACACCAAGCAGCTATTTAATATGTTAATTTACGTTTGATCTCaaagtttgatttaaatattgaGATTATGTGGGTTTACACTCTCACCCTTTGCACCCTCATCCCCTAAGATTATACACCTAGATACAGATCCGAAATAATCTGGGGCTCTTTCTGCCGAGGGCCAGTTTCTTCACTTTAGAATGACTCGCACCCATCTGCAGTCAAACTCCCATGCTGCTGAAGCTGAGAATCTCTCCTCAATCACTCTGAGACCGAAAGGGATGAGATGCGAAAGGATataaggggtttttttttgatttgttctaTGAAATGTTCTCTCTGGATTTGTtatgttgattgtttttcttttccaaccCACCAGAGTTCAACAGtgagaaatattttttgacCTGGAAAAAGCTCAGCACGTAGTCATGATCTTTCTTGCACTGTGTAATATAAAAAGAATCCAGGCTCTCCTTGTGCCGCACCATGTATCTTCACCTCGATATCTTTTGTAGCCAACAATGGAGCGAAGGTGAACTGTGACAATGACGAAACCCAGGACAATTTATAGGAAATACAGATATTTTCCATTACTGGCAGAGCTGCAATATGgtagagttttatttttgagcatgagagttaaaattaaaatgctgtgGGATGACACTGCGTCTCCAGCAGCTCCGGATCAGTGGTGTCCTTAAGTGCCCAGACAGTGAATTGTTCATTATTTCACACTGCTCTCACTGAGCACTGCTCCTTTATCAGCTGAATTGCACGTAACTCTGGCCTTAATTATGATGTCAACTTAAACCTGCACTGTGATAAGTCGTTATCCCCATTATACTGCGCATTAGCGTGGGAGTGATGGAAAGTTTCG from Xiphias gladius isolate SHS-SW01 ecotype Sanya breed wild chromosome 3, ASM1685928v1, whole genome shotgun sequence encodes:
- the tlk2 gene encoding serine/threonine-protein kinase tousled-like 2 isoform X2, producing the protein MAMMEELHSLDPRRQELLEARFTGVGVAKGSGQNQNESSNQSLCSVGSLSDKELETPEKKANDQRVRKRKADHFDSSQGKAGARGHKISDYFEVQQGSPSSVSSANTEHTSCTLKPASLHMLHKATQSDLTIEKLTAMENNKNSDLEKKEGRIDDLLRANCDLRRQIDEQQRMLERYKERLNKCVTMSKKLLIEKSKQEKMACRDKSMQDRLRLGHFTTVRHGASFTEQWTDGYAFQNLIKQQERINSQREDIERQRKQLAKRKPPSMAQTPPPSLEQNKRKSKTNGTESETLSQAEYHEQEEIFKLRLGHLKKEEAEIQAELERLERVRNLHIRELKRIHNEDNSQFKDHPTLNDRYLLLHLLGRGGFSEVYKAFDLTEQRYVAVKIHQLNKNWRDEKKENYHKHACREYRIHKELDHPRIVKLYDYFSLDTDSFCTVLEYCEGNDLDFYLKQHKLMSEKEGRSIIMQIVNALKYLNEIRPPIIHYDLKPGNILLVNGTACGEIKITDFGLSKIMDDDSYNSVDGMELTSQGAGTYWYLPPECFVVGKEPPKISNKVDVWSVGVIFYQCLYGRKPFGHNQSQQDILQENTILKATDVQFPPKPVVTPEAKAFIRRCLVYRKEDRIDVHQLASDPFLMPHIRKSVASSGSLGMAMASTSSSSNSSASN
- the tlk2 gene encoding serine/threonine-protein kinase tousled-like 2 isoform X1, yielding MAMMEELHSLDPRRQELLEARFTGVGVAKGSGQNQNESSNQSLCSVGSLSDKELETPEKKANDQRVRKRKADHFDSSQGKAGARGHKISDYFEFAGGSGPGTSPARGIPPVVRSSPQHSLSNPPVTVQQGSPSSVSSANTEHTSCTLKPASLHMLHKATQSDLTIEKLTAMENNKNSDLEKKEGRIDDLLRANCDLRRQIDEQQRMLERYKERLNKCVTMSKKLLIEKSKQEKMACRDKSMQDRLRLGHFTTVRHGASFTEQWTDGYAFQNLIKQQERINSQREDIERQRKQLAKRKPPSMAQTPPPSLEQNKRKSKTNGTESETLSQAEYHEQEEIFKLRLGHLKKEEAEIQAELERLERVRNLHIRELKRIHNEDNSQFKDHPTLNDRYLLLHLLGRGGFSEVYKAFDLTEQRYVAVKIHQLNKNWRDEKKENYHKHACREYRIHKELDHPRIVKLYDYFSLDTDSFCTVLEYCEGNDLDFYLKQHKLMSEKEGRSIIMQIVNALKYLNEIRPPIIHYDLKPGNILLVNGTACGEIKITDFGLSKIMDDDSYNSVDGMELTSQGAGTYWYLPPECFVVGKEPPKISNKVDVWSVGVIFYQCLYGRKPFGHNQSQQDILQENTILKATDVQFPPKPVVTPEAKAFIRRCLVYRKEDRIDVHQLASDPFLMPHIRKSVASSGSLGMAMASTSSSSNSSASN